Below is a genomic region from Dechloromonas denitrificans.
CAATTAAATGGCTATCGAACTCGCCCTCTCCATCATCAAACCCGATGCTGTTGCCAAGAACGTTATTGGCAAGATTTATTCCCGTTTTGAATCCAACGGTCTGAAGATCGTTGCTTCCAAGATGGTTTGGTTGTCCGAACAGGAAGCCGGCCAGTTCTACGCCGTGCACAAGGCTCGCCCGTTCTTTGCTGATCTGGTCAAGTTCATGACCTCCGGTCCGGTCATGATTCAGGTTCTCGAAGGCGAAAACGCCATCGCCAAGAATCGCGAACTGATGGGTGCCACCAACCCGAAGGAAGCCGCGCCGGGCACCATCCGTGCTGACTTCGCCGAGTCGATCGATGCCAACGCCGTGCACGGCTCTGACGCTCCGGAAACCGCCGCTGTTGAAGTTGCGTTCTTCTTCCCGGGCCTGAACGTTTACGCTGGCCGCTAAGCAGTAATCGATGACCGTCAATCTGCTGGATTTCGATGGCGAAAGCCTGACTGCCTGGTTTGCCGAGCAGGGTGAAAAACCCTTCCGGGCCAAGCAGGTTTTGCGCTGGATGCATCGTTCCGGGGTGGCGGACTTCGACGCCATGACCGATATTGCCAAGAGTCTTCGCGAGAAGCTCAAGGTGATGGCGGTCGTGGCGCCGCCTGCCGTCGTCTCCGACAAGCTGTCGGATGACGGCACGCGCAAGTTTCTGATCGATGTCGGCAACAACAATGCCGTCGAAACGGTGTTCATTCCCGAAGACGATCGCGGCACGCTGTGCGTGTCGACTCAAGCTGGTTGTGCGCTCGATTGCGCCTTCTGTTCAACCGGCAAGCAAGGTTTCAACCGCAACCTGACGGTGGCCGAAATCATCGGGCAGGTATGGCAGGCCAACAATGCGCTTGGCGCGGTCCACGGCGACGAACGGGTCATTTCCAATGTCGTGCTGATGGGCATGGGCGAGCCGCTGGCCAATTTTGAGAATTCCGTTGCCGCTCTGAAGCTGATGCTCGACGACAACGCTTATGGTCTGTCGCGTCGCCGCGTCACGGTCTCCACGTCCGGTCTGGTGCCGGTGATGGATCGACTGCGCGACGAATGTCCGGTCGCCCTGGCTGTCTCGCTGCACGCGCCGAATGACAAGCTGCGCGATGAGCTGGTGCCGATCAACCAGAAATATCCGCTCAAGGAATTGATGGCGGCTTGCCAGCGTTATCTGGAAAAAGCGCCGCGCGATTTCATCACCTTCGAGTACGTCATGCTCGACGGCATCAACGACAGCGATGCCCACGCCCGCGAATTGCTGGCGCTGGTCAAGCATGTGCCGTGCAAGTTCAACCTGATTCCGTTCAACCCCTTTCCGGGGTCGCCGTTCAAGCGCTCCCCGGCTGAGCGGGTGCGCCGCTTTGCCGATATCCTGATGCAGGCTGGCATCATTACGACGACGCGCAAGACGCGGGGTGATGATATCGACGCCGCATGCGGCCAGTTGGCCGGCCAGGTTCAGGACAAGACCAAGCGGACGGCCGGACGTGTTATTCGAATCAAGGAGGAAAGCGCGTGAAACTGTTCTCTTTGTCCCGGCACGCGGTCGGAACCTGCCTGCTGATCTTGTGTGCCTTCGGGGTGCAGGCACAGAGTAATTTTGACGCGCCTTCCAATCCGCGTAATCAAAGTTCAAGCGACCCCAAGAATCGGGCAAAAATCCATACTGAACTGGGCTCCATGTATTTCCAGGGGGGCAACATGTCGGTTGCACTCGATGAGTTGCGCATCGCTCTTGAAGCCGATTCGGGATACGTGCAGGCCTACAGCGTGCGTGGCCTGGTGTATGCCAATCTCAAGGAATATGCCCGCGCCGAAGCCGATTTCAGGCGGGCGCTGGAGATTGCGCCGAACGACCCGGAAGTCAATAACAACTACGGTTGGTATCTGTGCGAGACGGGCAAGGAACGGCAGTCGATTGCCTACTTCCTGAATGCCCTCAAGAGCTCCCTCTACGAAACACCGGACCGGGCTTATACGAATGCCGGAACGTGCGCACTCAAGGCCGGTGATCTCGACGGGGCACAGAATTATTTGCTGCAAGCACTGCGTTTTGCTCGCGACGAGGCTGTTTCTGCCCGTTTCCAGCTGGCCAGTCTGTTTTATCAGCGCGGAAATCTTGAAGAGTCACGGGTTTATCTGACCGACTCTTTGAAAATGATGGGGCAACCCTCCGCCGAAGCCTTGTGGCTCGGTGTCCGCCTTGAGCGCAAGCTCGGCAATCGGGTTGCCGAAGGTAGTTATGCGGCGCAATTGCGTAGTCGTCACCCGACATCGCCCGAATATCAGGAATTCCTCAAAGGTAATTTTTAATGAGTGAGCAGCTTAACGAGGGAGAAATTCCGGTCCTCAATGTTGAAGTCGAGGCACCGCCGACGGTCAGTGTCGGCCAGCAGTTGCGTAGTGCAAGGTTGGCCCGTGGTCTTGCCTTGCCCGATGTGGCGCAGACGCTGAAATTGGGCGTGCGACAGATTGAAGCGCTTGAAAATGGTGATTGGCAAGGCTTGCCGGGCCAAACCTTCATTCGTGGTTTTGTGCGCAATTACGCACGGCTGCTTCAGGTCGATGCGGGGCCGCTGATGCTGCAACTCGACAGCATTCTTGAAAAGCCGGCCAAGACACTGGCTGTGCCTGAAGGCCGTCTGGGTTCGATGCCGCAGACCGGTGGCTCGATTTCACGTCGTGACCGTGCCGTCATTCTCTCTGGAATCGGCCTGGTTGCCGTGGCTGGGCTGGTTTACTTCCTGTTGCCGAATGATTTGTCTTCGCTGCGCGAAAGTACGCAGGGTTTGCTCGATTCTTTTGCCCGCAAGGAAGCGCCTGCGCCGGTTGCAGCATCTGCGCCGGAACCGGTTTTCCCGCCAGGTTCGACGCCGCAGCAAATCATGAATCCGCAAGCTGAGCCGGTGCCGCCTGCGCCAGCCGAAGTGGCTGCGCCTGCACCTGCACCTGCCGCTCCTGCCGCAGCGCCGGTGGCTGCGGTTGCCAGCGAGCAAAAAGCACCGGTTCCCGGTGCGGCGCAGTTGCGTTTTGTTTTTGATAAGGAATCCTGGGTCGAGGTCCGTGATCGTGACGACCGGATCATTTTTTCCCAGCGTCCGGGCAGTGGTGCCGAGCGTCAGGTTGCAGGGCAGGGGCCACTTTCTCTGGTGATTGGTTACGCGCCGGGCGTCAAGCTCTACTGGCGTGGAGAGTTGATTGATCTGGTCCCGCATACCCGTGGCGATGTGGCCCGTCTGGTGCTGGAGTAAGTTATGTCCGCTTTGAGCAAGCGTTTGACGCGGTCGACTGCGATTGGCCATGTAAAAATAGGCGGCGATGCGCCGGTTGTCGTCCAGTCGATGACCAATACCGATACCGCCGACTATCTGGCTACCGCCATCCAGTGTGCCGAGTTGGCCCGTGCAGGCTCCGAACTGGTGCGTATTACGGTGAATACGCTTGAAGCAGCGGCGGCAGTTCCCCGTATTCGCGAGCATCTGGACCGGATGAATTGCAATGTGCCGTTGATTGGCGATTTCCATTACAACGGCCATCGTTTGCTGACCGAGCATCCTGCCTGTGCCGAAGCCTTGGCCAAGTACCGGATCAATCCGGGGAATGTCGGGTTCGGCAAGAAAAAAGATGAGCAATTCGCCCAGATGGTCGAGTTGGCCTGCAAATACGACAAACCGGTGCGCATCGGCGTGAACTGGGGCAGCCTTGACCAGGAGCTGCTGGCGCGCATCATGGATGAAAACAGCCGCAAGGCCGAACCGCTCGATGCAACGCAGATGATGCGGCATGCGATGGTGACCTCGGCGCTGGAGTCAGCAGCCAAGGCTGAGGAAGTTGGCATGGCCGGGGAGAAAATCATTCTCTCCTGCAAGGTGTCCAGCGTTCAGGACCTGATTGCGATTTACCGCGAATTGTCGCTGCGGGCCAATTACGCCCTGCATCTTGGCTTGACCGAAGCCGGGATGGGATCCAAGGGGATTGTCGCGTCGACCGCGGCATTGTCTGTTT
It encodes:
- a CDS encoding helix-turn-helix domain-containing protein; translation: MSEQLNEGEIPVLNVEVEAPPTVSVGQQLRSARLARGLALPDVAQTLKLGVRQIEALENGDWQGLPGQTFIRGFVRNYARLLQVDAGPLMLQLDSILEKPAKTLAVPEGRLGSMPQTGGSISRRDRAVILSGIGLVAVAGLVYFLLPNDLSSLRESTQGLLDSFARKEAPAPVAASAPEPVFPPGSTPQQIMNPQAEPVPPAPAEVAAPAPAPAAPAAAPVAAVASEQKAPVPGAAQLRFVFDKESWVEVRDRDDRIIFSQRPGSGAERQVAGQGPLSLVIGYAPGVKLYWRGELIDLVPHTRGDVARLVLE
- the ndk gene encoding nucleoside-diphosphate kinase; its protein translation is MAIELALSIIKPDAVAKNVIGKIYSRFESNGLKIVASKMVWLSEQEAGQFYAVHKARPFFADLVKFMTSGPVMIQVLEGENAIAKNRELMGATNPKEAAPGTIRADFAESIDANAVHGSDAPETAAVEVAFFFPGLNVYAGR
- the ispG gene encoding flavodoxin-dependent (E)-4-hydroxy-3-methylbut-2-enyl-diphosphate synthase — translated: MSALSKRLTRSTAIGHVKIGGDAPVVVQSMTNTDTADYLATAIQCAELARAGSELVRITVNTLEAAAAVPRIREHLDRMNCNVPLIGDFHYNGHRLLTEHPACAEALAKYRINPGNVGFGKKKDEQFAQMVELACKYDKPVRIGVNWGSLDQELLARIMDENSRKAEPLDATQMMRHAMVTSALESAAKAEEVGMAGEKIILSCKVSSVQDLIAIYRELSLRANYALHLGLTEAGMGSKGIVASTAALSVLLQEGIGDTIRVSLTPEPGGSRSQEVIVAQEILQTMGLRAFTPMVAACPGCGRTTSTFFQELAGEVQDFVRAKMPEWKLHYDGAENMTLAVMGCIVNGPGESKHANIGISLPGTGEAPSAPVYEDGEKTVTLKGDNIANEFKQIIERYVERTYTKKLKS
- the pilW gene encoding type IV pilus biogenesis/stability protein PilW, producing the protein MKLFSLSRHAVGTCLLILCAFGVQAQSNFDAPSNPRNQSSSDPKNRAKIHTELGSMYFQGGNMSVALDELRIALEADSGYVQAYSVRGLVYANLKEYARAEADFRRALEIAPNDPEVNNNYGWYLCETGKERQSIAYFLNALKSSLYETPDRAYTNAGTCALKAGDLDGAQNYLLQALRFARDEAVSARFQLASLFYQRGNLEESRVYLTDSLKMMGQPSAEALWLGVRLERKLGNRVAEGSYAAQLRSRHPTSPEYQEFLKGNF
- the rlmN gene encoding 23S rRNA (adenine(2503)-C(2))-methyltransferase RlmN, which codes for MTVNLLDFDGESLTAWFAEQGEKPFRAKQVLRWMHRSGVADFDAMTDIAKSLREKLKVMAVVAPPAVVSDKLSDDGTRKFLIDVGNNNAVETVFIPEDDRGTLCVSTQAGCALDCAFCSTGKQGFNRNLTVAEIIGQVWQANNALGAVHGDERVISNVVLMGMGEPLANFENSVAALKLMLDDNAYGLSRRRVTVSTSGLVPVMDRLRDECPVALAVSLHAPNDKLRDELVPINQKYPLKELMAACQRYLEKAPRDFITFEYVMLDGINDSDAHARELLALVKHVPCKFNLIPFNPFPGSPFKRSPAERVRRFADILMQAGIITTTRKTRGDDIDAACGQLAGQVQDKTKRTAGRVIRIKEESA